Proteins found in one Vallitalea guaymasensis genomic segment:
- a CDS encoding ABC transporter permease: MVNKQSVHRIKTKWNMKQNWPLYIMLIPAGILLLIFSYYPMYGVSIAFQDYQPVNGFFGSPFVGLKWFKYVFEMPDFKEILSNTLIMAIGKILIGTLFSIVFALLLNEIKNRRYKKTVQTIVYLPYFLSWVIIGGIFVDLLSADGLINQVINLFGHESIMFLGDNRYFRGTMILTDVWKSFGYGAIIYLAAMTGIDPQLYESARMDGANRLKQALHITLPGILPTIILLATLSIGNILNAGFDQILIMYNEVVYETGDIIDTFVYRVGLESAQFSLSTAVGLFKSVVSFIMIGISYTLAYKFADYRIF; encoded by the coding sequence GTGGTTAATAAACAATCTGTACATAGGATTAAGACCAAATGGAATATGAAACAGAATTGGCCTCTATACATTATGCTTATACCTGCTGGAATTTTACTTTTGATTTTTTCCTATTATCCGATGTATGGTGTTTCTATAGCTTTTCAGGATTATCAACCAGTCAATGGTTTCTTTGGTTCTCCATTCGTTGGATTGAAATGGTTCAAATACGTCTTTGAAATGCCTGATTTCAAAGAAATCTTAAGCAATACCTTGATAATGGCTATTGGTAAAATTTTGATAGGTACTTTATTTTCAATTGTATTCGCACTGTTACTCAATGAAATCAAAAATAGAAGATACAAAAAAACGGTTCAGACCATTGTTTATCTCCCATATTTTCTGTCCTGGGTTATTATTGGGGGTATCTTCGTTGATTTACTTTCTGCCGATGGTTTGATTAATCAGGTCATCAATCTTTTTGGGCATGAGAGTATCATGTTTCTAGGTGATAACAGATATTTTAGAGGGACAATGATTTTGACGGATGTATGGAAAAGTTTTGGTTATGGGGCAATCATCTATCTAGCGGCTATGACAGGTATTGACCCTCAATTATATGAATCAGCCAGGATGGATGGAGCTAATCGTTTGAAACAAGCCTTGCATATAACTCTGCCAGGGATTCTTCCTACCATTATACTGCTTGCAACTCTTAGTATAGGAAATATATTGAACGCTGGGTTTGACCAGATATTGATTATGTACAACGAGGTAGTTTATGAGACTGGTGATATTATTGATACATTTGTTTACAGGGTAGGACTTGAAAGCGCACAATTCAGTCTGTCTACTGCTGTAGGGCTGTTCAAATCAGTTGTATCATTCATTATGATAGGTATTTCCTATACATTAGCATATAAATTCGCAGACTATAGAATTTTCTAG
- a CDS encoding sensor histidine kinase yields MRHILRSSLSKKLIINFLIVIIIITLINLWVSYTNVGLVKKEVLDSYSNSLHLLSEELNNLLLDKETVAKQLVYDDDILALNQSPQNKVSWEYMELYKKLKFIHGTNALQSHIMVFLYNKKLLFSSIYGTDYIDETYNFNNFFDARKNSQWIYKYSNLEDNYVLSYYKAPFHNTQTGVLAYIEINVDEIQKLLGNLSIKDSGTIFLTDEKGFSVFSKQQIPFDKQSVLDTINNSNNNTGIFNHKYDNTQLKIIYNKMPTTNLTLAMAFPVENIMKPIKQSQTLLFIIVGLSILLAVGFTMFSYRKVLHPINQLVEGMREASKGNFKIQLEHNYKHETAFMLDQFNLMVNEIDSLVKEVYENKLNYHQSQLKLLQSQINPHFLYNCLNFIYQMSVLEDTEGAAEMSLYLGKYFRFATKSDQNLVTLKEELDNIHSYVKIQQMRYPGKINYSIDLEPRIADFIVPRLIIQPLVENAIIHGMETLTNSANIYISASLEDKMIIVIVEDDGRGITKEQAGQINNTLDEMRLDKSGHALNNTHWRLKLKFGEEAGLRIESRQPKGTIAKITIPIDKEC; encoded by the coding sequence ATGAGACATATACTGAGATCTTCATTATCAAAAAAACTTATTATAAATTTCCTCATTGTAATAATTATAATAACTCTAATCAATCTATGGGTCAGTTACACTAACGTGGGATTGGTTAAAAAAGAAGTCCTTGATTCATATTCCAACTCTCTTCATTTGTTATCAGAGGAATTAAATAATCTATTGCTTGATAAAGAAACTGTTGCTAAACAATTAGTATATGATGATGATATATTGGCACTGAACCAGTCACCACAAAATAAGGTTTCTTGGGAATATATGGAGCTATATAAAAAATTGAAATTCATACATGGCACCAATGCTCTCCAATCTCACATCATGGTTTTTCTATATAATAAGAAATTACTATTTTCATCAATATATGGTACAGATTATATTGACGAAACCTATAATTTCAATAACTTCTTTGATGCAAGGAAAAACAGTCAATGGATATATAAATACAGTAACTTAGAGGATAATTACGTATTAAGTTACTACAAAGCCCCCTTCCACAATACTCAAACAGGGGTACTGGCTTACATAGAAATAAATGTTGACGAGATACAAAAACTATTGGGAAACCTGTCCATAAAAGATAGTGGTACCATATTTTTGACTGACGAAAAAGGTTTTTCAGTTTTCTCCAAACAACAGATTCCTTTTGATAAACAATCTGTTCTTGATACAATCAATAATTCAAATAATAACACAGGTATATTCAATCATAAATACGATAACACTCAACTTAAGATAATCTATAATAAGATGCCTACAACCAATCTAACCCTGGCAATGGCATTTCCTGTTGAAAACATCATGAAACCTATTAAACAAAGTCAGACTCTTCTTTTCATAATAGTAGGATTATCAATACTTCTAGCTGTGGGTTTTACCATGTTTTCATATAGGAAAGTCCTTCATCCCATTAATCAATTGGTTGAAGGTATGCGTGAAGCCAGTAAGGGAAATTTCAAAATACAGTTAGAACATAATTACAAACACGAAACAGCATTCATGCTTGACCAATTCAACCTCATGGTCAATGAGATTGATTCCTTGGTTAAAGAAGTATACGAAAATAAGCTGAATTATCATCAATCACAGTTGAAACTTCTTCAATCACAGATTAATCCTCATTTTTTATATAACTGCCTTAATTTTATTTACCAAATGTCTGTATTAGAAGATACAGAAGGTGCTGCGGAAATGTCCTTGTATCTAGGAAAATATTTTCGCTTCGCTACAAAATCGGATCAGAATCTAGTAACACTGAAAGAAGAACTGGATAATATTCATTCTTATGTAAAGATACAACAAATGCGTTATCCTGGTAAAATTAATTATTCGATAGATTTAGAACCGAGAATTGCTGATTTTATCGTCCCAAGGCTTATTATACAACCTCTGGTAGAAAATGCAATAATACATGGTATGGAAACTCTTACTAATAGCGCAAACATATATATCAGCGCAAGTTTAGAAGATAAAATGATTATAGTCATAGTAGAAGATGACGGAAGGGGTATCACAAAAGAACAAGCAGGACAAATAAACAATACCCTTGATGAAATGAGGTTAGATAAATCTGGTCATGCCCTTAATAATACCCATTGGCGTTTAAAATTAAAGTTTGGAGAGGAAGCTGGACTTCGTATTGAATCAAGACAACCAAAAGGAACTATTGCTAAGATTACAATTCCAATAGATAAGGAGTGTTAA
- a CDS encoding nicotinate phosphoribosyltransferase → MHGADLTLLTDFYQLTMMQGYYDLNSRDQIAVFDLFYRVNPHGSSFSIAAGLEQAISYINNIHFTEEDIEYLAEQNIFKSDFLDYLRTFKFTGNIYAVPEGTIVFPNEPILKVVAPLCEAQLIETALLNIINHQSLIATKAARVKWAAGDDVVLEFGLRRAQGPDAGNLGARAAVIGGCSATSNVMAAKWFDIPAKGTHAHSWVMSFPDELTSFRKYAELYPMNCLLLVDTYDTLKSGVPNAIKVFNELKDKGIKPDFYGIRLDSGDLSYLSKKARIMLDEAGFEDAIISASSDLDEYLIRDLKLQGAKITLWGVGTNLITSKGNPSFGGVYKLSAKYEDDEFIPKMKISENPEKITNPGNKKIIRVYNKRSGKIKADLIALNHEKVDESKPLILFDPEATWKQLKLQPGTYYTRELLEPIFIDGKCVYETPSTFSIKEYCEKELSTLWPESRRLMNPQNVYVDLSHELFELKQSMIKQYRNQQ, encoded by the coding sequence ATGCATGGCGCGGATTTAACATTGCTGACAGATTTTTACCAATTAACTATGATGCAAGGTTATTATGACCTTAATTCAAGAGACCAGATTGCTGTGTTTGACCTTTTTTACAGGGTTAATCCACATGGAAGCAGTTTTTCAATTGCTGCTGGTCTAGAACAGGCAATAAGTTACATCAATAACATTCATTTTACTGAAGAAGATATTGAATATTTAGCTGAGCAAAATATATTCAAAAGCGATTTTCTAGATTATCTTAGAACATTTAAGTTTACTGGAAATATATATGCTGTACCTGAAGGAACAATTGTATTTCCTAATGAACCAATATTAAAAGTTGTGGCTCCTTTATGTGAAGCACAGCTTATTGAAACTGCACTTCTTAATATTATCAATCATCAGAGTCTTATAGCTACTAAAGCAGCTCGTGTAAAATGGGCAGCAGGTGATGACGTTGTCCTTGAATTCGGTTTACGTAGAGCACAAGGGCCAGATGCAGGTAATCTAGGAGCTAGAGCCGCTGTTATAGGTGGATGTAGTGCAACCTCTAACGTAATGGCTGCAAAATGGTTTGATATCCCTGCAAAGGGTACACACGCTCACAGTTGGGTCATGAGTTTTCCTGATGAACTGACATCATTCAGGAAATATGCAGAACTCTATCCTATGAACTGTCTATTACTTGTTGATACATACGATACATTAAAATCCGGGGTTCCAAATGCTATAAAAGTCTTTAATGAACTAAAAGACAAAGGAATTAAACCAGATTTTTATGGAATCAGACTGGATAGTGGTGATTTATCATACCTATCCAAAAAAGCTAGGATAATGTTGGATGAAGCAGGTTTTGAAGATGCTATCATCAGTGCTTCAAGTGACCTTGACGAATATCTGATTCGTGATCTAAAGCTACAAGGTGCTAAGATTACACTATGGGGTGTAGGAACCAATCTTATTACTTCAAAAGGTAATCCATCATTTGGAGGAGTATATAAACTTTCTGCCAAATATGAAGATGATGAGTTTATTCCAAAAATGAAAATATCTGAGAACCCTGAAAAAATAACTAATCCTGGTAATAAAAAGATTATAAGGGTATACAACAAACGTTCTGGTAAAATAAAAGCTGATCTCATTGCTCTTAATCATGAAAAAGTTGATGAGTCAAAACCATTGATTTTATTTGACCCAGAAGCTACATGGAAACAATTGAAATTACAACCAGGTACTTATTATACAAGAGAATTGTTAGAACCAATATTTATTGATGGTAAATGTGTTTACGAAACTCCAAGCACTTTTAGTATCAAAGAGTACTGTGAAAAAGAATTATCTACTCTATGGCCTGAATCAAGAAGACTTATGAATCCTCAGAATGTCTATGTTGACTTATCCCATGAGCTATTTGAATTGAAACAATCCATGATAAAGCAATATAGAAATCAACAATAA
- a CDS encoding glycoside hydrolase family 31 protein, whose translation MIHTKSDLLNKTIDIREMFSGDNDLIFNAVQVSDFDKNSQTGKIRWDRYSNKPRMAFNNIALSYEKTPIWEFPPEYEENPCYPFSISFVSDRTIRLKFNLGNRIVKEEQSMMLLKEPAKYNWDVEEGNDKITYSSKYGKVVLEYNPFRIFIYDDKDNIITQTRTFGDSYCLKNNEPIPFSIVRRSSDFKKMMAASFGLAHDEKIYGCGESFTRLNKRGQYIPLCTIDANGAQTKDMYKPIPFYISSRGYGMFVNTSTPMSFDFGSLYDDTLTTYVSDNTVDMFIFIGNPKEVVSEYTALTGRSEVPPLWSFGLWMSRITYKAEDEVRQVAHRLRENKIPCDVIHIDTGWFEKDWRCDYEFSKNRFDDPRKMIEDLKESGFHISLWQLPYFTPYNKLYAEAIEKGYVVLSEDNELPTEDAIIDFSNEDAVKWYQNLLRKLLEMGVGAIKADFGEAAPIFGRYASGKSGHYEHNLYPLRYNKAVSEVTKEVNNEFIIWARSAWSGSQRYPLHWGGDAENTDSAMAASLRAGLSLGLCGFTFWSHDIGGFVRKSPEELYTRWMPFGMLTSHSRCHGEPPKEPWEYSNEFVKVFRESVELKYQLMPYIYTEAVKSAMNGYPMMRTLFFEFPEDKTAWLIEDEYFFGENLLVAPIFEPDCDKREVYLPVGDWVQYGTNNRFKGGRWISAKNESLPILIFVKDGSIIPKVAVSQCTKDIDWANIQLDMYTTVDAEDNQKQDINIYSDKDCVKVIVEGDIVDYVSDNNKEYNFNIIKY comes from the coding sequence ATGATACATACTAAAAGTGATTTGCTAAATAAAACTATTGATATAAGAGAAATGTTTTCAGGAGATAATGACTTAATCTTCAATGCAGTACAAGTAAGTGATTTTGATAAGAATAGTCAAACGGGAAAGATTAGATGGGATCGTTACAGTAATAAGCCAAGAATGGCATTCAACAATATAGCGTTAAGTTATGAAAAAACACCTATATGGGAATTCCCCCCAGAATATGAGGAAAACCCATGTTATCCTTTTTCTATTTCATTTGTTTCAGATAGAACTATTAGGCTGAAATTTAATCTTGGAAATAGGATTGTTAAGGAAGAGCAGTCTATGATGCTCTTGAAAGAACCAGCAAAATATAATTGGGATGTTGAAGAAGGTAATGATAAAATAACATATTCAAGTAAATATGGGAAAGTTGTTTTGGAATATAATCCTTTCAGGATTTTTATATATGATGATAAAGACAATATTATAACTCAAACTCGTACTTTTGGAGATAGTTACTGCTTGAAAAATAATGAACCCATTCCTTTTTCTATTGTTAGACGTTCTAGTGATTTCAAAAAGATGATGGCAGCATCTTTTGGGCTTGCCCATGATGAAAAGATCTATGGATGCGGTGAATCTTTTACTAGGCTAAACAAAAGGGGACAATATATCCCTCTATGTACAATAGATGCTAATGGAGCTCAGACTAAGGATATGTACAAGCCTATACCATTTTATATTAGTTCCAGAGGTTATGGAATGTTTGTTAATACATCTACACCAATGAGCTTTGATTTCGGTTCACTGTATGATGATACTTTGACAACTTATGTAAGCGATAATACGGTTGATATGTTCATTTTCATAGGTAATCCTAAGGAAGTAGTATCAGAATATACAGCATTAACTGGTAGAAGTGAAGTTCCTCCTTTATGGTCTTTTGGATTATGGATGAGCAGGATTACATATAAAGCAGAAGATGAAGTCAGGCAGGTAGCACATAGATTAAGAGAAAATAAAATACCTTGTGATGTTATTCATATTGATACAGGGTGGTTTGAAAAAGATTGGCGTTGTGATTACGAATTCTCAAAAAACAGATTTGATGACCCAAGAAAGATGATTGAAGACTTGAAGGAATCAGGTTTTCATATTAGTTTATGGCAGTTGCCTTATTTTACACCATACAACAAGTTATATGCAGAAGCCATAGAAAAAGGTTATGTAGTATTATCAGAAGATAATGAACTGCCAACTGAAGATGCAATAATAGATTTTAGTAATGAAGATGCTGTAAAATGGTATCAGAATCTACTTAGGAAGTTGCTTGAAATGGGAGTAGGAGCCATCAAAGCTGATTTTGGTGAAGCTGCGCCTATATTTGGAAGATATGCTTCTGGTAAGAGCGGTCATTATGAACACAATTTATATCCTCTAAGATACAACAAAGCAGTATCAGAGGTAACTAAAGAAGTAAACAATGAATTTATCATATGGGCAAGAAGCGCTTGGAGTGGTAGCCAGAGATACCCATTGCATTGGGGTGGAGATGCAGAAAATACTGATAGTGCTATGGCAGCATCCTTAAGAGCTGGATTATCTTTGGGTTTATGCGGATTTACATTCTGGAGCCATGACATAGGAGGTTTTGTTCGAAAAAGTCCAGAAGAGTTATATACTAGATGGATGCCTTTTGGAATGTTGACTTCTCACAGCAGATGTCATGGAGAGCCGCCAAAAGAGCCATGGGAATATAGTAATGAGTTTGTTAAAGTCTTTAGAGAATCAGTAGAATTAAAATATCAATTAATGCCTTACATATATACAGAAGCTGTAAAAAGTGCTATGAATGGGTATCCAATGATGAGAACATTATTCTTTGAATTCCCTGAAGATAAAACAGCTTGGCTTATTGAGGATGAGTATTTCTTCGGTGAGAATTTGTTGGTAGCTCCTATTTTTGAACCTGATTGTGATAAGAGAGAAGTTTATCTTCCAGTAGGTGATTGGGTGCAGTATGGAACTAATAATAGATTCAAAGGGGGCAGATGGATAAGTGCAAAGAATGAGAGCCTTCCTATACTTATATTTGTCAAGGATGGAAGTATTATACCTAAAGTTGCTGTAAGCCAATGTACTAAGGATATTGATTGGGCAAATATCCAGTTGGATATGTATACAACAGTAGATGCAGAAGATAACCAAAAGCAGGATATTAATATTTATAGTGATAAAGATTGCGTTAAAGTAATTGTTGAAGGTGATATAGTTGATTATGTCAGTGATAATAACAAAGAATACAATTTTAATATAATAAAATATTAA
- a CDS encoding extracellular solute-binding protein: MKRTISLLVVLIMATGLVFSGCSKKDDTKKEVDNSSVNQENGDSKESDTVEEGKDKWFHKYEPAITLTGHRNKKNDKDYGQYEKWAEEQLGIKYERKWLVPDVETDNQKLNLAIVSNDIPDIISVEAGDVCSNLIDSGMILPLNDLIEEYASPLTKYMIEQFQDQLDGNFFSMFSKDGKYYAFPEADDLFAANWKNMWLRKDVLDELGKDIPTTLAEFEDILAAYKAKHSDGLPYVYNIQPIMEAHGAYPDKWVKDENGELVFGSVQPKVKEGLQTLRDWYEKGYIDKEFFVKDDTKNMESFVAGKGMAIYGNWWYVFWPFPDLMTNAPDSYMVPVPPLKGPDGKASVMHDIDNGYFNYGRAISANCEHPEALIYMLNEHLDSQYRDNKELRDLMKNEYGYEFKYPYEEAKDPINPDADPEDQIWEYSVEGPDVFFNTYPGNPVHTFYGFKYNHYPMELFDKYLRMADAYKNDTLDQLDMDAYRDYMDNFRQYPTMMDTHVANLDLYQQVLEQDIIELNEFQSAPTKTMVDKNTYLEKLQSETFTKIIIGEKPISAFDEFIDEWYKAGGEQITKEVNEWYKNK, translated from the coding sequence ATGAAAAGAACAATTAGCTTATTAGTTGTTTTAATCATGGCTACAGGATTAGTTTTTTCAGGATGCAGTAAAAAAGATGATACAAAAAAAGAAGTTGATAATAGTTCTGTAAATCAAGAAAATGGAGATTCAAAAGAATCTGACACTGTTGAAGAAGGTAAGGATAAATGGTTTCATAAATATGAGCCAGCCATAACTTTGACAGGTCATAGAAACAAGAAGAATGATAAAGACTATGGTCAATATGAAAAATGGGCTGAAGAACAATTAGGAATCAAATATGAGCGTAAATGGCTTGTTCCAGATGTAGAGACAGATAATCAGAAGTTGAATTTAGCCATTGTAAGTAATGATATTCCAGATATCATTAGTGTTGAAGCTGGAGATGTTTGTTCTAATCTGATTGATTCAGGAATGATTCTACCTTTGAACGATTTGATAGAAGAATATGCTTCACCTCTTACTAAATATATGATTGAACAATTCCAAGACCAGCTTGATGGAAACTTCTTCTCAATGTTCTCAAAAGATGGTAAATATTATGCATTCCCAGAAGCTGACGACTTATTTGCAGCTAACTGGAAGAATATGTGGTTAAGAAAAGACGTGCTAGATGAGCTAGGAAAAGATATTCCAACTACATTAGCAGAATTCGAAGATATATTGGCTGCTTATAAAGCAAAACATAGTGATGGACTACCATATGTATATAACATCCAACCTATAATGGAAGCACATGGAGCATATCCGGATAAATGGGTTAAAGATGAAAATGGTGAATTGGTTTTTGGTAGTGTACAGCCAAAAGTAAAAGAAGGTTTACAGACATTAAGGGATTGGTATGAAAAAGGATACATTGATAAAGAATTCTTCGTGAAAGATGATACCAAGAACATGGAGTCTTTTGTAGCAGGTAAAGGTATGGCTATATACGGGAACTGGTGGTATGTATTTTGGCCTTTCCCAGATCTAATGACCAATGCTCCAGATTCTTACATGGTACCTGTTCCACCATTAAAAGGACCAGATGGAAAAGCTAGTGTAATGCATGATATAGATAACGGATATTTTAACTATGGTCGTGCTATCAGTGCTAATTGTGAACATCCAGAAGCTCTCATATATATGTTGAATGAACATCTAGACTCACAATATAGAGACAACAAGGAATTAAGGGATTTAATGAAAAATGAGTATGGTTATGAGTTCAAATATCCATATGAAGAAGCAAAAGACCCAATTAATCCAGATGCAGACCCTGAAGACCAGATTTGGGAATATTCTGTTGAAGGACCAGATGTATTCTTCAATACTTATCCTGGTAATCCTGTTCATACATTCTATGGATTCAAATACAACCATTATCCAATGGAATTATTTGATAAATACTTAAGAATGGCAGATGCTTATAAAAATGATACTCTTGACCAGCTGGATATGGATGCTTATCGTGATTACATGGATAACTTTAGACAATATCCAACTATGATGGATACTCATGTAGCCAACCTTGATCTATATCAGCAAGTATTAGAACAAGATATAATAGAACTTAATGAGTTCCAAAGTGCACCTACAAAAACAATGGTTGACAAAAATACATACCTAGAGAAACTTCAATCAGAAACATTTACTAAAATAATAATAGGAGAAAAACCTATTTCCGCTTTTGACGAATTTATTGATGAATGGTACAAAGCAGGTGGAGAACAAATAACTAAAGAAGTCAACGAATGGTATAAAAACAAATAA
- a CDS encoding carbohydrate ABC transporter permease, translated as MKKSVGSKAFDGFNYIFLGLLALSCLIPIIHIIAVSFSNKAATSANLVTLWPVGFHTLAYERVLSSWDFVRAFFVSMGRVLVGVSVNMFIICVTAYPLSKESNQLKGRTFLVWLLVFPMLFKGGLIPTYLVVRDVGLLNSFWALIWPGAVPIFSIILMMNFYRSLPKSLSEAAMIDGAGHFNILFKIFLPLSKPGIATLTLFEAVGHWNEWFMGMIYLNDQAKFPLQTYLRQMLLPSFAEGKITASDIEYVKMLSDKNFTAAQLVIAIIPILCIYPFVQKYFVKGLVIGSVKG; from the coding sequence TTGAAAAAATCAGTTGGGTCAAAAGCATTTGATGGATTTAACTACATATTTTTAGGGTTATTAGCATTATCATGCCTAATACCTATAATTCATATAATAGCAGTATCTTTCAGTAACAAAGCAGCGACGTCAGCTAATTTAGTTACTTTATGGCCTGTTGGATTCCATACATTGGCTTATGAGAGAGTACTGTCCTCATGGGATTTTGTTCGTGCATTTTTTGTATCTATGGGTAGAGTTCTAGTGGGTGTCAGCGTTAACATGTTCATAATATGCGTAACAGCATATCCTTTATCAAAGGAATCCAATCAATTAAAAGGCAGAACATTTTTAGTATGGCTCTTAGTATTTCCAATGTTGTTCAAGGGAGGTCTGATTCCTACTTATCTAGTGGTAAGGGATGTAGGACTTCTTAACTCCTTCTGGGCTTTGATATGGCCAGGTGCTGTACCTATATTTTCTATTATATTAATGATGAACTTCTATCGTTCTCTTCCAAAAAGCTTATCAGAAGCAGCAATGATTGATGGAGCAGGTCATTTCAACATTCTGTTCAAAATATTTTTACCCTTGTCAAAACCGGGTATTGCTACATTGACCTTATTTGAAGCAGTAGGTCACTGGAATGAATGGTTCATGGGTATGATATATCTTAACGACCAAGCAAAGTTTCCGTTACAGACTTATTTGAGACAGATGCTGTTGCCGTCTTTTGCAGAAGGAAAAATAACAGCCTCAGACATAGAATATGTCAAAATGCTTTCTGATAAGAATTTTACAGCGGCTCAGTTGGTAATAGCTATCATACCAATTCTATGTATATATCCTTTTGTTCAAAAATATTTTGTGAAAGGACTTGTTATTGGTTCCGTAAAGGGGTAA
- a CDS encoding response regulator transcription factor, protein MFNLLIVDDEITAVKGLAYGISWNDIGIDEIFTAYNGQEALEIINNHKIDILISDIRMPLITGLELAEKIQETYPLTKIILISGYDEFDYAQEAIKYQVFRYLTKPIANEEVKEVVNEALGDIKNSLKKNKELEKANLQIEEMMPYVIKDYYEEIIIKGNTFLLDDVEANKYLSINSEDYFLMLTCKVDGPYVNMPLKTRETYKLAFVNTIKKYVSILPPIYTIYDHYNHLIFVYSSNSISKLNQLESAISKLAETIQYTFRHSLGHILSMTWSKISSIPNIHETYKTLNNQINRHLHNETGIIISPSQKKKQQSNQCLFNMRECPTFKSLLESFDVNRCVQKIQLIFEEYSNLDYQTKDLTLNIFYTLTNNLIESSISNNLSINEWVTDESYLYSYESIESVKHLEEWLIINTQNYINHILSETETEKHALIRKAKQYILDNYTEQILLNDIANELYIHPNYLSKLFKDNENINITQYITNLRIEHAKELLTENTHKIYEIAEICGYSSIAHFNRTFKREVGVSPKEYK, encoded by the coding sequence ATGTTCAATTTATTAATTGTTGATGATGAAATAACTGCTGTCAAAGGATTAGCTTATGGTATAAGCTGGAATGATATAGGTATAGATGAAATATTTACTGCATATAACGGTCAAGAGGCTCTTGAAATAATTAATAATCATAAAATCGATATATTGATATCAGATATAAGAATGCCATTGATAACAGGTCTTGAACTAGCCGAAAAAATACAAGAAACCTATCCTTTGACCAAAATCATATTAATATCTGGATATGATGAATTTGATTATGCCCAAGAAGCCATCAAATACCAAGTTTTTAGATATCTAACCAAACCCATAGCCAATGAAGAAGTAAAAGAAGTTGTAAATGAAGCACTAGGGGACATAAAAAACAGCTTGAAGAAAAATAAGGAACTTGAAAAAGCCAATCTGCAAATTGAAGAAATGATGCCTTATGTCATCAAAGATTATTATGAAGAAATAATTATAAAAGGTAATACTTTTCTATTAGATGATGTTGAAGCAAATAAATACCTCTCCATTAACTCAGAAGACTATTTCTTGATGCTTACTTGTAAAGTAGATGGACCTTATGTAAATATGCCCTTGAAAACTAGAGAAACATACAAACTTGCTTTTGTTAATACTATTAAAAAATATGTTTCCATACTTCCACCCATATATACTATTTACGATCACTATAATCATCTCATATTTGTTTATAGCAGCAACTCCATTTCTAAGCTTAACCAATTAGAATCTGCTATCTCAAAATTGGCTGAAACCATTCAGTATACATTCAGACATTCATTGGGTCATATATTATCAATGACTTGGAGCAAGATTTCATCAATACCTAATATTCACGAAACATATAAAACCCTTAACAATCAAATTAACCGTCATCTTCATAACGAAACAGGTATTATCATATCTCCTAGCCAAAAAAAGAAACAACAATCAAATCAATGTTTATTCAATATGAGGGAATGCCCTACCTTCAAATCATTGTTAGAGTCTTTTGACGTCAACAGATGTGTACAAAAGATACAACTAATATTTGAAGAATACTCTAATCTTGATTATCAGACAAAAGATTTGACCCTCAATATATTCTATACCTTAACCAATAATCTAATAGAGTCATCCATAAGCAACAATCTGTCAATAAATGAATGGGTTACGGACGAGAGTTATCTTTACAGCTATGAATCCATAGAATCAGTAAAACATCTGGAAGAATGGTTAATCATCAATACACAAAATTATATCAATCATATTCTCTCTGAGACAGAAACAGAAAAACATGCTCTCATTAGGAAAGCAAAGCAATATATTCTAGATAATTATACAGAGCAAATATTACTCAATGACATAGCCAATGAATTATACATACATCCCAATTACTTATCAAAGCTGTTCAAAGATAACGAAAACATTAATATAACCCAATACATTACCAACCTTAGAATTGAACACGCAAAAGAATTACTAACTGAGAATACTCATAAAATATATGAGATTGCTGAAATCTGTGGCTACAGCAGTATAGCTCACTTTAATCGTACTTTTAAAAGAGAAGTGGGTGTAAGTCCCAAAGAATATAAATAG